A window of the Fibrobacter sp. UWH6 genome harbors these coding sequences:
- a CDS encoding TIGR02171 family protein, with protein sequence MKRVFSLALCMMVLLFWGCSDSASSSTEEGYMPKGMVYFDPAAEFDNFLGTDDEDAKENEKTKMRVLFNYSFYMDKHEVTCGDYKKLAKGEKWGKFVSCSKENLPVTNVTFYDAVLYANALSKQEKLDTVYSYTGMTFDSDGNCTNLEGFVYKMENVGFRLPTEAEWAFAAKTNWLPKKSWNSDNSDYEVHEVCTTGDDLNVCDLAGNVAEWVNDWLGKFADTTVYNFVGALNGGSLGERIIKGGSYQNSPKSMHVYSRGDVYTVTSSTKADYVGFRLVYGPFLSAVWLSSDGTISCNRVGSVIDYNTIYRLSKSYKGKLAFRDDMTGNLAYVDYSNGFLNAYEFDDSVSVYHPEISPDGRYVAYCTGLEGVSGKSNLFVRNLETYKRYKLDSDHAAIPRWRVLDNGDTVIVYVSDAGNNKNESDFEKKSTWQVTFSNNRFGTPKKLFNGAYHGGVSNNNKFAVTGARLLRARVGGADTVWYNGEQACNVSLSHDVCKRTLFLDFGGKTGKEFVGDDYKTHERILVADSTGKLIQSVKAPEGFSFDHSEWVQNRNPNECSNLIVATVTNSNNAHPKIVLVNLSDSSVIDVAESDELWHPSFWIQQPIKLENESVLDPDSAGVYMKPSDSQSALLMRYKMELIWKYRDSAEVVIVGSSRPLDGVSPNKMKDDFFSINIAQTPSSIYTIRDLLHKYVFNHVKNMKYIVLSLDIDFWHKVDGADGDNFFDSYYKNYPGYVYDENHDYWKDGYPEGLAEYTEDGPGVLSGSDYKVDYGRYCKAKCKSWGKNPEVLFDSTYLDDHPALLDSSFNTLVSIIKEAKKRDIYVVGVLFPQNPAYKKTGAYGRYGLRRSKAKSLIKKIEALSEKYPNFVMMDENKMGNHDYDDDMASDADHLCYYGAMRITSRIDSLLKTLE encoded by the coding sequence ATGAAACGTGTATTTAGCCTTGCCTTGTGCATGATGGTCTTGCTTTTCTGGGGCTGTTCGGATTCTGCTAGCAGCTCTACGGAAGAAGGCTATATGCCAAAGGGAATGGTGTATTTTGATCCTGCCGCAGAATTTGACAACTTCCTTGGAACCGATGATGAAGATGCCAAGGAAAATGAAAAGACCAAGATGCGGGTCCTTTTCAACTACAGTTTCTACATGGATAAGCATGAGGTTACTTGTGGCGATTACAAGAAGTTGGCCAAGGGCGAAAAGTGGGGGAAGTTCGTTTCCTGTTCAAAAGAAAATTTGCCTGTGACGAACGTGACCTTCTATGATGCGGTTCTATATGCGAATGCCTTGAGTAAGCAAGAGAAGTTGGATACGGTTTATTCCTATACGGGAATGACTTTTGATTCCGACGGAAACTGCACTAACCTGGAAGGCTTCGTCTATAAAATGGAAAATGTGGGCTTCCGTTTGCCCACTGAAGCGGAATGGGCTTTTGCCGCAAAGACAAATTGGCTCCCGAAGAAAAGCTGGAATAGCGACAATTCTGATTATGAAGTTCATGAAGTCTGCACTACCGGCGATGATTTGAATGTGTGTGATCTGGCCGGTAACGTTGCGGAATGGGTGAACGACTGGCTGGGAAAATTTGCCGATACTACAGTGTATAACTTTGTGGGGGCGCTGAACGGCGGCTCCCTTGGTGAACGCATTATCAAGGGGGGGAGCTATCAGAATTCTCCCAAGTCCATGCATGTCTACAGCAGGGGTGACGTTTATACCGTAACATCTTCAACGAAGGCCGATTATGTGGGCTTCCGACTTGTCTATGGTCCCTTCCTTTCTGCGGTATGGTTGAGCAGTGATGGTACCATTAGTTGCAATCGCGTAGGTTCCGTTATTGACTATAACACCATATACCGCCTTTCAAAAAGTTATAAGGGAAAGCTTGCCTTTAGAGACGATATGACGGGAAATCTCGCCTATGTGGATTATTCTAACGGCTTCTTGAATGCTTATGAGTTTGATGATTCCGTTTCGGTCTATCATCCGGAAATTTCTCCTGACGGTCGATATGTCGCCTATTGTACAGGATTGGAAGGCGTAAGTGGAAAGTCTAACCTTTTTGTTAGAAACCTTGAAACTTATAAACGTTATAAGCTGGATAGCGATCATGCCGCAATTCCCAGATGGCGAGTTCTGGATAACGGAGATACCGTAATCGTTTATGTATCCGATGCTGGTAATAATAAGAACGAATCTGACTTTGAGAAAAAAAGCACTTGGCAGGTAACTTTCTCGAATAACCGTTTTGGAACTCCGAAGAAACTCTTTAACGGAGCCTATCATGGAGGCGTCAGCAACAACAATAAGTTTGCTGTGACGGGGGCCCGCCTGCTTAGAGCTCGTGTGGGTGGGGCGGATACGGTCTGGTATAATGGTGAACAGGCCTGCAACGTGTCGCTATCCCATGATGTTTGCAAGAGGACTTTGTTCCTGGATTTCGGTGGAAAGACTGGCAAGGAATTTGTTGGCGATGATTACAAGACCCACGAACGTATTCTTGTGGCCGATAGTACGGGCAAGCTCATTCAATCCGTAAAGGCTCCCGAAGGATTTTCTTTTGACCATAGCGAGTGGGTTCAGAATCGCAATCCTAATGAATGTTCTAACCTGATTGTGGCTACCGTTACCAATTCCAACAATGCTCATCCTAAGATCGTGCTGGTAAACCTTTCTGACAGTAGCGTTATCGATGTGGCCGAAAGTGATGAGTTGTGGCATCCCAGTTTCTGGATTCAGCAACCGATAAAATTGGAAAACGAATCTGTCCTTGATCCCGATAGCGCGGGTGTCTATATGAAACCTAGCGACAGTCAAAGTGCGCTTCTGATGCGCTATAAGATGGAACTGATCTGGAAATATAGGGATTCCGCCGAGGTTGTTATTGTTGGCTCGTCTAGACCTTTGGATGGTGTGTCTCCGAACAAGATGAAAGATGATTTCTTTTCTATCAATATTGCGCAGACGCCAAGCTCCATTTATACCATTAGGGATTTGCTGCACAAGTATGTGTTCAACCATGTGAAGAACATGAAATATATCGTCCTGTCGCTGGATATTGATTTCTGGCATAAGGTCGATGGTGCTGACGGTGATAACTTCTTTGACTCTTATTACAAGAACTATCCTGGTTATGTGTACGATGAAAATCACGATTATTGGAAGGATGGATATCCTGAAGGTCTTGCGGAATATACTGAAGACGGACCTGGTGTGTTGTCCGGTTCAGATTATAAGGTGGATTATGGACGTTACTGCAAGGCGAAATGCAAATCCTGGGGCAAGAATCCCGAGGTCCTGTTTGACTCCACATATTTAGATGATCATCCCGCATTGCTCGACAGTAGCTTTAATACGTTAGTTTCCATTATCAAGGAAGCTAAGAAACGTGATATCTATGTGGTTGGCGTTTTGTTCCCGCAGAATCCGGCATACAAGAAAACAGGCGCTTACGGACGCTACGGCTTGCGTCGCAGTAAGGCCAAGAGCCTTATCAAGAAGATTGAGGCGCTGAGCGAAAAGTACCCGAATTTCGTGATGATGGATGAAAATAAGATGGGAAACCACGACTACGATGATGACATGGCTTCTGATGCAGACCACCTCTGCTATTATGGGGCTATGCGGATTACTAGCCGTATTGATTCCTTGCTCAAGACCTTGGAGTAG
- a CDS encoding TIGR02171 family protein → MVFCSLSCSDSEPEAKIVMPEYFQPVMDRDSVEGMLRILAAGHSTFLGSEYGKVNERPVMKVEFDYNFSVGRHEVTCKEFNELKLVQIPCDNDSLPATNVTFYDAVLFANGKSVKDHRDTAYSYTKAVFDTEGHCIDLEGFVFRPETDGYRLPTEAEWVLVASTGWNPDLSWNAGNSDYVLHPVCSVKKTGNTLSRKAVKEELMLCDMAGNAMEWVNDWLGYFKDTTILNYTGAPDGGSLGERVVKGGSYRNDLTSLNVYSRGDIYTVTSSTRADYVGFRLAYGKIANATWLSSDGSANGSRVLSLVSSSTMQSLVGTFSAKLAFRNNVSGNLSFVNYASGRSTVREIHDTLSVYHPDISPDGSKVAFCTKSEGVSGRSELYVRNLDVSGLGLVKLDVESAAIPRWRVTEDGDTTIVYVTDAGNNKNDDSFKATSTWQVSFANGKFGTPKKLFDGAYHGGVNEKLAVTGARLLRAKVARKGETLASSAKDEVWYNGEQACNVSLSKDGSARTLFLDFGGKTGADFVGEKYRTHQRLLIADESGKLVQSVAAPENYTFDHSEWALRNNWSDKENFAVATLTDLEGSHVRIALINLADSSVVELIEGDDLWHPSLWIKHSGHAGGESTIDWDSAGVYLGDGHNLEQARYRIKIQKFWEQLDRTEVLMVGSSRSEMGLNPDLYPEWNMLNVAVSGIDGHRDLNFIRNYALKHADRLKAIVFSVDLDNWRGVEDHWALIRDFVPGYIYDENHNHWEDGIPEGFVDAVREAYPAEDELVEQFSERGNIWSASRGWNSDPVDVLFDSVFTDKQLEFLDSCLQEVEALTDIAAEKGIYLIGIIFPQAPQYANTGSFGVYGLQRSIAVEKIQWLNDLAKRKKHFILMDEYKMGYHNYADEMAYNRDHLSSVGAEYITTRLVDVLKGLK, encoded by the coding sequence ATGGTATTTTGTTCTCTTTCGTGCTCCGATTCTGAACCGGAGGCGAAGATTGTGATGCCGGAGTATTTTCAGCCTGTAATGGATAGGGATTCTGTCGAAGGTATGCTCCGGATTCTTGCCGCAGGGCACTCAACCTTCTTGGGCTCGGAATATGGTAAGGTCAATGAACGCCCCGTGATGAAGGTGGAATTCGATTACAATTTTTCTGTGGGACGACATGAGGTAACCTGTAAGGAATTTAACGAACTGAAACTGGTGCAGATTCCTTGCGACAACGATAGTCTGCCTGCAACCAATGTTACCTTCTATGATGCGGTTCTCTTTGCCAATGGCAAAAGCGTCAAGGATCATAGGGATACAGCCTATTCCTACACGAAGGCTGTTTTTGACACAGAAGGACATTGCATTGATTTAGAGGGTTTTGTCTTCAGGCCAGAAACCGATGGCTACCGTTTGCCAACGGAAGCGGAATGGGTCCTGGTGGCCTCTACGGGTTGGAATCCTGATTTGTCTTGGAATGCCGGTAATTCTGACTATGTACTGCATCCTGTGTGTTCCGTGAAAAAGACAGGAAATACCCTGTCTAGGAAAGCCGTTAAAGAAGAATTGATGCTTTGCGATATGGCAGGTAATGCCATGGAGTGGGTGAATGACTGGCTTGGTTATTTCAAGGATACTACGATTTTAAATTATACGGGAGCTCCTGATGGAGGCTCTCTTGGTGAACGTGTTGTAAAGGGTGGAAGCTATCGTAATGATTTAACATCCTTGAATGTGTATTCCCGTGGCGATATCTATACGGTGACTTCTTCGACTAGGGCGGACTATGTGGGATTTAGGCTGGCTTATGGTAAAATCGCCAACGCAACATGGTTGTCTTCTGATGGCTCCGCCAACGGGAGCCGCGTACTTTCTCTAGTTAGCTCGTCTACCATGCAGTCCCTGGTGGGAACATTTTCTGCAAAGCTTGCTTTCCGAAACAATGTATCTGGAAACTTGAGCTTTGTGAATTATGCCAGTGGCCGTTCTACCGTTAGGGAAATCCATGATACACTGTCGGTTTATCATCCGGATATTTCCCCTGATGGTTCCAAGGTGGCCTTCTGTACCAAGTCGGAAGGAGTTAGCGGCCGTTCTGAACTTTATGTGCGTAATTTAGATGTGTCTGGTCTCGGTCTGGTTAAACTTGATGTTGAAAGTGCCGCTATACCTCGCTGGCGTGTTACCGAAGATGGGGATACGACGATTGTATATGTGACGGATGCTGGCAACAATAAAAATGATGATTCCTTTAAAGCAACTTCTACATGGCAGGTTTCTTTTGCAAACGGCAAGTTCGGTACTCCCAAGAAACTGTTTGATGGAGCCTATCATGGCGGTGTTAACGAAAAGTTGGCTGTAACCGGTGCTCGTTTGCTCCGTGCAAAAGTTGCCCGTAAGGGGGAAACCCTGGCTTCTTCCGCAAAGGATGAAGTATGGTACAATGGTGAACAGGCCTGTAACGTTTCCTTGTCTAAAGATGGCTCTGCAAGAACCTTATTCCTTGATTTTGGTGGAAAGACTGGTGCTGACTTTGTAGGCGAAAAATACAGAACTCACCAGCGCCTGCTGATTGCCGATGAGTCTGGCAAACTGGTACAGTCTGTTGCCGCTCCCGAAAACTATACCTTTGATCATAGCGAATGGGCTCTAAGAAACAATTGGAGCGACAAGGAAAATTTTGCTGTAGCTACTCTTACCGATTTGGAAGGTTCTCATGTTAGAATTGCCTTGATTAATCTTGCTGACAGTAGCGTGGTTGAACTGATTGAAGGTGATGACCTTTGGCATCCTAGTCTGTGGATTAAGCACAGCGGTCACGCAGGAGGAGAGTCTACGATTGATTGGGATAGTGCTGGCGTCTACCTCGGAGATGGCCATAATCTTGAACAGGCTCGCTATAGAATCAAGATTCAGAAGTTTTGGGAACAGTTAGACCGTACAGAAGTCCTGATGGTCGGAAGTTCTCGCAGTGAAATGGGCTTGAATCCCGACCTCTATCCGGAATGGAATATGCTGAATGTGGCTGTGTCGGGTATTGACGGTCATCGAGACTTGAATTTTATCCGAAACTACGCCTTGAAGCATGCAGACCGTTTGAAGGCTATTGTATTCTCTGTCGATTTGGATAACTGGCGTGGTGTCGAAGATCACTGGGCTTTGATTAGAGATTTTGTGCCTGGGTATATTTATGACGAAAACCACAATCATTGGGAAGATGGAATTCCCGAAGGCTTTGTTGATGCGGTTCGTGAAGCCTATCCTGCAGAAGATGAACTCGTGGAACAGTTTAGTGAACGCGGAAATATTTGGTCTGCTTCTCGCGGCTGGAATTCTGATCCGGTTGACGTCCTGTTTGACTCTGTCTTTACCGATAAACAGCTGGAATTCCTGGATAGTTGCTTGCAGGAAGTGGAAGCTCTGACTGATATTGCTGCAGAAAAAGGCATTTATCTTATAGGTATAATTTTCCCGCAGGCACCCCAATATGCCAATACCGGTAGCTTTGGTGTTTATGGCCTACAACGCAGTATCGCTGTTGAAAAAATCCAGTGGCTGAATGATTTGGCCAAGCGAAAGAAACATTTTATCCTGATGGATGAATACAAGATGGGTTACCATAACTACGCTGATGAAATGGCCTATAATCGTGACCATTTAAGTAGTGTGGGTGCCGAATACATAACAACCCGCCTTGTTGATGTGTTGAAAGGACTTAAGTAA
- a CDS encoding transglutaminase family protein produces MKKSKYIFKLFVPGTLFVLGGIGLYWLWGGQGGNPSYLEMACGFEGRSVDCADSTDDWRRGLAFYDSSLAASGDTLGSLKKLLWNFWDIKFAGAGEAAVSEGSILPLKVLDAKTSGCMGLAWLAMMVAEAREINLSAILLPGHVFLRYGSVNLEPNRQGYSYTDDEYREKYKSGPWTGFEFKPLTSSQFMGLAAFNMGNLYLKDDVHHALIWYRVAEQFFPDYEGIKVNQQVAKNSL; encoded by the coding sequence ATGAAAAAGTCGAAATACATCTTTAAGCTGTTTGTTCCTGGAACTTTGTTTGTTCTGGGGGGTATTGGGTTGTATTGGCTTTGGGGTGGTCAGGGTGGAAATCCTAGCTACTTGGAAATGGCTTGTGGCTTTGAGGGTCGCTCTGTGGATTGCGCTGATTCTACGGATGATTGGCGAAGGGGGCTTGCGTTTTACGACAGTTCCCTTGCAGCTTCGGGTGATACCTTAGGTTCCCTAAAAAAATTGCTCTGGAATTTCTGGGATATAAAATTTGCCGGGGCGGGGGAGGCTGCGGTATCGGAAGGTTCCATTTTACCGTTGAAGGTTCTTGATGCGAAAACCTCGGGTTGTATGGGATTGGCCTGGCTTGCCATGATGGTGGCTGAGGCTCGTGAAATCAATCTTTCTGCAATTCTCTTGCCGGGGCATGTTTTTTTACGCTATGGCTCAGTAAACCTGGAACCTAATCGCCAGGGGTATTCCTACACGGATGACGAATACCGTGAAAAATACAAGTCTGGACCATGGACGGGTTTTGAATTTAAACCGTTGACATCCTCCCAGTTCATGGGGCTTGCCGCCTTTAACATGGGCAATCTGTATTTAAAAGATGATGTACATCACGCTCTGATTTGGTATCGGGTTGCAGAACAGTTTTTTCCTGATTATGAAGGCATAAAGGTAAACCAGCAGGTTGCAAAGAATAGTCTTTAA